A region of Allocoleopsis franciscana PCC 7113 DNA encodes the following proteins:
- a CDS encoding VanZ family protein: protein MKLNRNWVIAFGFYFLVLLTIIGLAYGGILPVKVSAIPFYDTIGHFILLGSASYLGHKALGGQMFTIWRFPFALPLAPIIVSVFAAVDESLQALSPLRTSTVSDMTANLVGIWAFYILARWK from the coding sequence GTGAAGTTGAACCGGAATTGGGTTATAGCTTTTGGTTTCTACTTCTTGGTTTTGCTAACCATTATCGGCTTGGCTTATGGGGGTATTTTACCTGTCAAAGTTTCAGCTATCCCCTTTTATGACACTATCGGACACTTTATTTTATTGGGTAGTGCTTCTTACTTAGGTCATAAAGCGCTAGGGGGACAGATGTTCACAATTTGGCGGTTTCCTTTTGCCCTTCCCCTAGCACCCATTATCGTTAGCGTTTTTGCGGCTGTGGATGAGAGTTTGCAAGCACTTTCGCCGCTTCGCACCAGCACTGTGTCAGACATGACGGCTAACTTGGTTGGAATCTGGGCTTTTTATATCCTAGCTAGGTGGAAATAA
- a CDS encoding WecB/TagA/CpsF family glycosyltransferase: protein MVEAPKQFSVLGLPIHLLDDYDHWLGTRLLQRVGSHVVTLNAEMAIQAEHNDALAGIIRKADLVIPDGSGVILYLWLQGQRGRRCPGIELAESVLRQAGELGKSCPVVFYGGSPGVAQKARQVWQDKLPELAIAGIEHGYLSPEEEQKFKQMLKDQQPGLILVGLGVPRQELWIAQNRHLCPQATWIGVGGSFDIWAGIKTRAPVWLRENHLEWLYRLYQEPWRWRRMMALPQFALKAIGQRLA, encoded by the coding sequence ATGGTTGAGGCACCCAAACAATTTTCCGTGCTGGGTCTACCGATTCACCTCTTAGATGACTATGACCACTGGCTAGGGACTCGTCTACTCCAGAGGGTGGGAAGTCATGTGGTGACCCTGAACGCAGAAATGGCAATACAGGCAGAACACAACGATGCACTCGCTGGAATTATCCGAAAAGCAGACTTGGTGATTCCTGATGGTTCTGGGGTCATTCTTTACTTATGGCTTCAGGGTCAACGAGGGCGACGCTGTCCAGGCATTGAACTGGCTGAGTCTGTACTGCGGCAGGCTGGGGAATTAGGTAAGTCTTGCCCAGTGGTTTTCTATGGGGGTTCTCCTGGTGTTGCTCAAAAGGCGCGTCAGGTTTGGCAAGACAAGCTTCCAGAACTGGCGATCGCAGGAATTGAACATGGTTACCTCTCACCCGAAGAAGAACAGAAATTCAAGCAAATGCTCAAAGACCAACAACCCGGTTTGATTTTGGTTGGCTTGGGTGTTCCTCGTCAAGAGTTGTGGATTGCCCAAAATCGCCACCTGTGCCCTCAGGCGACTTGGATTGGGGTTGGGGGTAGCTTTGATATTTGGGCGGGGATTAAAACCCGTGCGCCTGTATGGTTACGTGAGAATCACTTGGAATGGCTATATCGGCTGTATCAAGAACCTTGGCGTTGGCGGCGAATGATGGCTTTGCCCCAGTTTGCCCTTAAAGCTATTGGTCAGCGCTTGGCTTGA
- the ftsE gene encoding cell division ATP-binding protein FtsE, translating into MTTVLGHPSNSQTQPDVAANATTSPNPVMVKLQGVTKSYPNGSLGVFDLSLEVKRGDFLLITGPSGAGKSTLLKLLYGAERPSSGEVIVDDLNVGKLRGDRLSLLRRRIGVVFQDYKLIPTRTVSENIAFVLWAQGYTRKEIQRRLPPTLKVVGLQHKANCFPDELSGGEQQRVSLARAIVGTPPVLLADEPTGNLDPDNSRQVLNILKKLNGMGATVIVTTHDEQLVQMSRQPVVQLREGRLYRGF; encoded by the coding sequence ATGACGACCGTCTTGGGTCACCCCAGTAATAGCCAAACTCAACCCGATGTGGCTGCCAACGCCACAACCAGCCCAAATCCTGTAATGGTGAAATTACAAGGAGTGACAAAAAGTTATCCGAATGGCAGCTTGGGCGTGTTTGACCTCAGTTTAGAGGTGAAGCGAGGAGATTTTTTATTGATTACTGGTCCTTCGGGGGCGGGGAAATCAACCTTGCTGAAGCTGCTTTATGGTGCAGAACGCCCTAGTTCTGGAGAGGTAATCGTCGATGATTTGAATGTGGGGAAGTTAAGGGGCGATCGCTTATCGTTGCTGCGTCGTCGCATCGGTGTTGTGTTTCAAGACTACAAACTGATTCCGACGCGGACTGTATCGGAGAATATTGCTTTTGTCTTGTGGGCACAAGGCTACACCCGCAAGGAAATTCAGCGCCGTTTACCACCCACGTTGAAGGTTGTAGGTTTGCAACACAAAGCGAACTGTTTTCCCGACGAACTCTCAGGGGGAGAGCAACAGCGGGTAAGTCTAGCGCGTGCGATCGTGGGGACACCTCCCGTATTGCTAGCGGATGAACCCACGGGTAACCTCGATCCCGATAATTCTCGGCAGGTATTAAATATTCTCAAGAAACTCAATGGGATGGGTGCGACGGTGATTGTAACGACTCATGATGAGCAGTTGGTACAGATGTCAAGACAGCCCGTTGTGCAGTTACGGGAAGGGCGTTTGTATCGAGGTTTTTGA
- a CDS encoding GNAT family N-acetyltransferase, with protein MIRPTKPEDAAALIAVASTIGFEPNELEALGKMLADYFGGNTDSDSFWLTDEDDKDGPVGVAYCEPERMTDQTWNLQLIAIHPNRQGQGRGRKLMRYVEETLKARGGRMLLVETLANLERTRTFYAKCGYEEEARIRDFYTAGADKIVFRKVLNAD; from the coding sequence ATGATCCGACCAACAAAACCCGAAGATGCAGCAGCGCTGATTGCCGTAGCCAGCACAATCGGTTTCGAGCCGAACGAGCTTGAGGCTCTCGGTAAAATGCTGGCTGATTACTTCGGCGGCAACACCGACAGTGATTCCTTCTGGCTTACAGACGAGGATGACAAAGACGGGCCGGTGGGAGTCGCCTACTGTGAGCCTGAACGGATGACCGATCAGACGTGGAACCTACAATTGATCGCCATTCACCCCAACCGCCAGGGACAAGGACGCGGTAGGAAACTGATGCGCTACGTTGAAGAAACATTAAAGGCGCGCGGTGGACGAATGCTACTAGTGGAAACTTTAGCAAACTTAGAGCGCACACGGACGTTTTACGCCAAGTGCGGCTACGAGGAGGAGGCTCGCATCCGGGACTTCTACACAGCGGGCGCTGATAAGATTGTGTTTCGTAAAGTGTTGAATGCGGACTAG
- a CDS encoding helix-turn-helix transcriptional regulator translates to MAKRNTSGSQESESPLKKLREEAGLSQEGLARIIGVASATISRWERGASPAMMSVPQMKALCKILGKSIEELPDEFGPQKRSHEGEG, encoded by the coding sequence ATGGCGAAAAGAAACACATCTGGCTCACAGGAGAGTGAATCTCCGTTGAAGAAGCTTCGAGAAGAGGCTGGGTTGTCTCAAGAGGGACTAGCCAGAATTATTGGTGTAGCAAGCGCGACAATCAGCCGTTGGGAGAGAGGCGCTTCTCCGGCAATGATGAGTGTGCCTCAAATGAAGGCACTATGTAAGATATTGGGCAAAAGTATTGAGGAGTTGCCTGACGAGTTTGGGCCACAGAAGCGATCGCATGAGGGGGAGGGGTGA
- a CDS encoding DoxX family protein, with translation MNYIPLAARICLSLIFLHSGIGKIFTFADTQQMMAARGLPLPALLLMGNIVFQIVGGISLLLGYKVRWGVILLILFLVPTTLVFHNFLADPKEMTAFLKNLGLIGGLLMVYYAGAGAVSLDTQTDLSNPNRQSSQL, from the coding sequence ATGAATTACATTCCACTTGCTGCACGGATTTGTCTGTCTTTAATCTTTCTGCACTCTGGTATAGGTAAAATTTTCACCTTTGCTGACACCCAGCAGATGATGGCGGCGAGAGGTTTACCATTGCCTGCTTTGTTGCTAATGGGCAATATTGTTTTTCAAATCGTGGGTGGGATATCACTACTCCTCGGCTACAAAGTCCGTTGGGGAGTGATTTTATTAATCCTGTTCTTGGTTCCTACTACCTTAGTGTTTCATAACTTTTTGGCTGATCCAAAGGAGATGACCGCGTTTCTCAAGAATTTAGGACTGATTGGTGGATTACTGATGGTATACTACGCGGGAGCTGGTGCTGTTAGTTTGGATACACAAACGGATTTGTCTAACCCGAATCGGCAATCTTCTCAACTTTAA
- a CDS encoding NAD(P)/FAD-dependent oxidoreductase: MTVSRSPRVVIVGAGFGGLKAAQLLARSGVEILLIDRNNYHTFVPLLYQVAVAELEPEQIAYPVRRILRRIPNARFVMAEVKQIDFAGQVVETEDSAISYDFLILATGSKSQYLGVPGAREYTLPMKTLEEAVALRNHIFSCFEQAVREKDATQRQQLLTFVIVGGGPTGVELAGALVELMHGPLVKDYPTLDLQQVRVILLQSGDRLVAEYPQRLGDYTQKQLRTRGVKVHLQAKVSQVTPQAVHLQDGTTILAKTIIWTAGVEASPPPPTGELFPSAKGKVAVLPTLQLPNQPQVYAIGDVADVEYKGQPLPAVAPVAIQQGASVANNIKRQLRGLSPQTFRYKDKGRAAIIARNAGVAQTDKLTLMGFPGWFLWLGIHLYYLPGLRNSLLVFISWVCDYLFGDRFVRLIFPQSTFLGIQSPPFAATDDHQPGAKQNIG; this comes from the coding sequence ATGACGGTGTCCAGAAGCCCTCGCGTCGTCATTGTCGGAGCTGGTTTTGGTGGCTTAAAGGCAGCGCAGTTGTTGGCTCGTTCTGGAGTCGAAATCCTACTGATTGACCGCAACAACTACCATACCTTCGTTCCTCTGCTGTATCAGGTAGCGGTAGCGGAACTGGAACCGGAACAAATTGCCTACCCGGTACGCCGAATCTTGCGGCGGATACCGAATGCTCGTTTCGTGATGGCTGAGGTAAAGCAAATTGATTTTGCAGGTCAAGTTGTGGAAACAGAGGACTCGGCAATTTCTTACGACTTCTTGATTTTGGCGACAGGAAGTAAATCCCAGTATCTGGGAGTACCGGGTGCGAGAGAGTACACCTTGCCGATGAAAACATTGGAAGAAGCCGTCGCGTTACGCAACCACATATTCTCCTGCTTCGAGCAAGCCGTCAGGGAAAAAGACGCAACCCAACGCCAGCAGCTTCTCACGTTCGTGATTGTGGGGGGTGGCCCAACGGGCGTAGAATTAGCGGGTGCCTTAGTTGAGCTGATGCATGGCCCTTTGGTCAAAGATTATCCAACCCTCGATTTGCAGCAGGTGCGGGTGATACTTTTGCAATCAGGTGATCGCTTAGTTGCGGAGTACCCCCAGCGCCTGGGTGACTATACGCAAAAACAGCTACGAACCAGAGGGGTTAAAGTTCACCTACAGGCAAAAGTTAGCCAAGTTACTCCCCAGGCGGTACATCTTCAAGATGGTACGACGATCTTGGCAAAGACGATTATCTGGACAGCCGGTGTAGAGGCGTCTCCACCCCCTCCCACGGGGGAACTATTCCCATCTGCCAAGGGGAAAGTTGCCGTTCTCCCAACTCTCCAGTTGCCAAATCAGCCCCAGGTGTATGCGATCGGTGATGTGGCTGATGTAGAGTACAAGGGACAACCTTTGCCAGCCGTCGCCCCCGTCGCTATCCAACAAGGAGCATCTGTTGCAAATAATATCAAGCGGCAATTACGTGGACTATCCCCTCAAACCTTTCGCTACAAGGACAAAGGTCGGGCAGCTATTATTGCACGCAATGCAGGGGTCGCGCAAACTGATAAGCTGACCTTAATGGGATTTCCCGGCTGGTTTCTCTGGCTCGGTATTCATCTTTATTATCTCCCTGGCTTACGCAACAGCCTGCTCGTGTTCATCAGTTGGGTTTGTGATTACCTATTTGGCGATCGCTTTGTACGTCTAATTTTTCCCCAATCGACATTCCTGGGAATTCAATCTCCACCCTTTGCGGCTACAGATGATCATCAACCTGGAGCGAAACAGAATATAGGATAA
- a CDS encoding CPXCG motif-containing cysteine-rich protein → MQNTAEYMCAYCGEPNLTFVDLSAGGQQSYVEDCQVCCRPNILYVRIDEDTLDIEIDSEYEG, encoded by the coding sequence ATGCAAAATACAGCCGAATACATGTGCGCCTACTGTGGCGAACCGAATTTAACGTTTGTGGATCTGAGTGCAGGTGGACAGCAGTCCTATGTTGAGGATTGTCAGGTTTGTTGCCGTCCGAATATTTTGTATGTGCGGATTGATGAAGACACTCTCGATATAGAGATTGATAGTGAATATGAAGGTTGA
- a CDS encoding secondary thiamine-phosphate synthase enzyme YjbQ, whose translation MVHQEQIHLSTNCHGDMHDITDKVNSIVKKSGIKTGMAHVFNIGSTASIGTIEFEPGLQRDLPEILNKLIPPSREYGHEQMWHDGNGHSHLQATWLGPSLTVPVKNGTLELGTWQQIFHLECDVKPRQRDIVVTIYGE comes from the coding sequence ATGGTTCATCAAGAGCAAATTCATCTTTCCACAAATTGTCATGGGGATATGCATGACATTACTGACAAGGTCAATTCTATTGTTAAGAAGTCAGGCATTAAAACAGGAATGGCTCACGTCTTTAATATTGGTAGTACGGCCTCTATTGGTACGATTGAATTTGAGCCAGGGCTGCAACGGGACTTACCAGAAATCTTAAATAAACTGATTCCACCGAGTCGAGAATATGGACATGAGCAGATGTGGCACGATGGTAACGGACATTCTCATCTGCAAGCGACTTGGTTGGGGCCTTCGTTAACTGTACCTGTTAAGAATGGCACGCTAGAGTTAGGAACTTGGCAACAAATTTTTCACCTCGAATGTGATGTTAAGCCGCGTCAACGAGATATTGTTGTGACGATTTATGGTGAGTAG
- a CDS encoding TIGR04255 family protein, translating to MTTVKFANPPLIEVVFGIKFKAPNFSSVHLGLYWKTICDRFPFQTDSPPNEESISYSSMPPLRRIWFESANRKKIIQIQENYFCYNWTKEEEEDEYPHFEQIFPEFLSEWTQFKKWWCEDQKESLDVVQYELTYLNLIDENSGWISLEDHQKIFTCISGDLNSFLEVPIFFDFSLAFSLPDNEGTLLVVVDQHIQERHDSDDSDDSGDSGDSDDSGDLDDSGDLDDSEFVFFRLTAKSFEAKRELTQWFDNTHNYLVKVFLALTRKEIQKEWGRYGN from the coding sequence ATGACTACAGTTAAATTTGCCAATCCGCCTTTAATCGAAGTCGTCTTTGGGATTAAATTTAAGGCACCCAATTTTTCTTCTGTTCATCTCGGTCTGTATTGGAAAACAATATGTGATAGATTTCCGTTTCAAACTGACAGCCCACCCAATGAAGAAAGTATTTCCTATTCCTCAATGCCCCCTCTTCGCCGGATTTGGTTTGAGTCTGCGAACAGGAAAAAAATAATACAAATACAAGAAAATTATTTCTGCTATAACTGGACTAAAGAAGAAGAGGAGGATGAATATCCTCACTTTGAACAGATATTTCCAGAATTTTTATCTGAGTGGACACAATTTAAAAAATGGTGGTGTGAAGACCAAAAAGAATCACTAGATGTCGTTCAATATGAATTGACGTATCTTAATTTAATTGATGAAAATTCGGGATGGATTAGTCTGGAAGATCACCAAAAAATATTTACTTGCATTAGCGGGGATTTGAATAGTTTTTTGGAAGTGCCAATTTTTTTTGATTTTAGCCTTGCATTCTCCTTGCCTGACAATGAAGGAACTTTATTAGTGGTCGTAGATCAACACATTCAAGAACGTCATGATTCAGATGATTCAGATGATTCAGGTGATTCAGGTGATTCAGATGATTCAGGTGATTTAGATGATTCAGGTGATTTAGATGATTCAGAATTTGTGTTTTTTAGGTTAACTGCAAAAAGCTTTGAAGCTAAAAGGGAACTAACACAATGGTTTGATAATACACACAACTACCTGGTTAAAGTATTTTTAGCTTTGACAAGGAAAGAAATCCAAAAGGAGTGGGGGCGCTATGGCAACTGA
- a CDS encoding alpha-amylase family glycosyl hydrolase, with amino-acid sequence MQRSFPSFLGLCTALVLFTAITSGCRAPSIEANAKPSPSTTASENFNRSTTAKAGVIYHAFNMRFRDIKTQLPELQKQGYTYIQVSPPQKSNPSPEWWARYQPIDHTIIDSPLGNEQELKELINTAHKRKLKIIIDVVFNHMANYGDYVKNLKYPRFSSQHFHPQNCINYNTRHSVIQGWINCDLPDLKTTSPHVRQEAKNYLKKLLALGADGFRFDAAKHIEPDFFRDILTVVPPDKLVYGEVIGQTLAESNEYTGILWVTDFHLVSTMSNAFSYGGDLRSLINPAISGQALPGIKAVTFAHNHDIAQGQIGYKLPTPQDIKLANAYILARQEGFPIVYTDDAKDAITKAGVFFHQKFMGEAQYFRNGNEIAQGADNPNILFIERGNKGFAIINKAGESFDVKAAKMPGLQIGCYQEVRYNFTMAVGKGDDQQKYITQWGTKQRGGIQIGSRDALFFVPTSANECQ; translated from the coding sequence ATGCAACGCTCATTTCCATCCTTCCTTGGCTTGTGCACTGCACTTGTCCTGTTCACTGCCATCACCTCTGGCTGTCGCGCCCCATCTATCGAAGCCAACGCCAAACCTTCACCCTCTACTACGGCTTCAGAGAATTTCAACCGGAGTACGACAGCAAAAGCTGGCGTAATTTATCACGCATTTAATATGCGTTTCCGGGATATCAAAACTCAACTTCCTGAACTGCAAAAGCAGGGTTACACCTACATCCAAGTTTCACCGCCTCAGAAAAGCAACCCTTCTCCCGAATGGTGGGCGCGATATCAGCCAATTGATCACACAATCATTGATAGCCCTTTGGGTAATGAACAAGAACTCAAGGAACTCATCAACACCGCCCACAAGCGAAAGTTAAAAATTATTATTGATGTGGTTTTTAATCACATGGCAAACTATGGAGATTATGTTAAAAACCTTAAGTATCCCCGCTTTTCCTCACAACATTTTCATCCCCAAAACTGTATCAATTACAATACTCGACACTCTGTCATCCAAGGTTGGATTAACTGCGATCTCCCGGATTTAAAAACGACTTCGCCCCACGTCAGGCAGGAAGCCAAAAATTACCTCAAAAAACTCCTTGCTCTGGGTGCTGATGGTTTTCGTTTTGATGCCGCCAAGCATATTGAACCTGACTTTTTCCGCGATATTCTGACCGTTGTCCCACCTGATAAATTAGTTTATGGCGAGGTGATAGGGCAAACCCTCGCTGAAAGTAACGAATACACAGGAATCTTGTGGGTGACAGACTTCCATTTGGTGAGTACAATGAGCAATGCCTTTAGCTATGGAGGAGATTTGCGATCGCTGATCAATCCCGCGATTTCAGGACAAGCCTTACCGGGAATCAAAGCCGTCACGTTTGCTCACAACCATGATATTGCTCAGGGACAAATTGGCTACAAATTACCTACCCCTCAAGACATCAAGTTGGCAAACGCTTATATCTTAGCTCGTCAGGAAGGCTTTCCCATTGTGTATACAGACGATGCAAAGGATGCTATTACTAAGGCTGGTGTCTTCTTCCATCAAAAATTTATGGGAGAAGCTCAATATTTTCGTAACGGTAATGAAATTGCTCAAGGCGCAGACAACCCCAATATTCTGTTTATTGAACGTGGTAATAAAGGTTTCGCCATCATTAATAAAGCTGGAGAATCCTTTGATGTAAAAGCGGCTAAAATGCCCGGTCTGCAAATTGGCTGCTACCAAGAAGTACGCTATAACTTTACAATGGCTGTGGGCAAGGGCGATGACCAGCAAAAATATATAACCCAGTGGGGTACAAAGCAGCGGGGTGGGATTCAAATCGGGTCAAGAGATGCCCTCTTCTTCGTGCCAACCTCCGCCAATGAATGCCAATAA
- a CDS encoding helix-hairpin-helix domain-containing protein has translation MVKIVRRKSLGIQTVYDIGVERDHNFLLANGLVASNCFNKSHSTAYGYVTYQTAYLKANYPVEYMAALLTGSSGNQDKVQKYIATCSKMGIDVLKPDINHSEIDFTPVSRKILFGLSAIRNLGQGAIECILNAREEGGAFQSLADFCDRVDLRTVNRRALEALIYCGAFDSLSSNRKQLIEYLDIVISWAHDRAKDRDSGQTTIFDILGSTNGSKNSKDAALESAPKPPDIQDYTPQEKLRLEKELLGFYVSDHPLKSALQATKVLSPISLSDLAEHGKRTTISVIVMLTEIKPIVTKKGDRMAIVQMEDLSGQAEGVVFPATYERIENFIKPDTRLIVWGKVDKREDQAQMIIEDAELIEKVPMVIVELAPQRVTKSELNQLKSILQAHSGQKNQAKVPVLATVAVPNYQQFVRFNAKYWVHDCTTAVAALNRAGFSARTSALVGTKD, from the coding sequence ATGGTTAAAATTGTACGCCGCAAATCTCTAGGAATACAAACCGTCTATGACATTGGTGTTGAGCGCGATCATAACTTTCTTTTAGCAAATGGCTTAGTCGCTTCTAATTGCTTCAACAAATCCCACTCAACGGCTTATGGTTACGTAACCTATCAAACCGCCTATCTTAAAGCCAATTATCCCGTTGAATATATGGCAGCACTACTAACAGGTAGTAGTGGAAATCAAGACAAGGTGCAAAAATATATTGCCACCTGTTCCAAAATGGGAATTGATGTATTGAAACCGGATATCAATCATTCTGAAATCGATTTCACACCTGTATCTCGTAAAATTTTATTTGGACTGTCGGCAATCCGGAATTTAGGACAGGGGGCGATTGAATGTATCTTAAATGCGCGAGAGGAAGGTGGAGCATTTCAATCCCTGGCAGATTTTTGTGATCGCGTTGATTTACGCACTGTTAACCGCCGCGCTTTAGAAGCCTTAATTTATTGTGGTGCCTTTGATAGTCTTTCCTCTAATCGGAAGCAATTGATTGAATATTTAGATATTGTGATTAGTTGGGCACATGACCGAGCTAAAGACAGAGATAGTGGTCAGACTACCATTTTCGATATTTTAGGAAGCACGAATGGGAGCAAAAATTCCAAGGATGCGGCTTTAGAATCGGCTCCAAAGCCTCCTGATATTCAGGATTATACTCCACAAGAAAAACTCCGTCTTGAAAAAGAATTACTTGGTTTTTATGTATCCGACCATCCTCTAAAATCAGCCCTCCAAGCCACTAAAGTTTTATCTCCTATTAGTCTTTCAGATTTAGCGGAACACGGGAAACGAACGACCATTAGTGTCATTGTAATGCTCACTGAGATTAAGCCGATTGTTACCAAAAAAGGCGATCGCATGGCAATTGTCCAGATGGAAGATTTGAGCGGACAAGCGGAGGGCGTTGTCTTCCCTGCCACTTACGAACGCATCGAGAACTTCATCAAACCTGATACCCGTCTGATTGTTTGGGGCAAGGTAGATAAGCGAGAAGATCAAGCCCAAATGATTATTGAAGATGCCGAGTTAATTGAAAAGGTGCCCATGGTAATTGTGGAATTGGCACCGCAACGGGTCACTAAAAGTGAACTCAATCAACTCAAATCGATTTTGCAAGCCCATTCAGGACAAAAAAATCAAGCCAAAGTCCCTGTGTTGGCAACAGTCGCTGTGCCTAATTATCAACAATTTGTGCGCTTTAATGCAAAATACTGGGTACACGATTGTACTACAGCCGTTGCCGCCCTGAATAGAGCCGGATTTTCCGCCCGTACTTCTGCACTTGTCGGTACTAAAGATTAA
- a CDS encoding serine/threonine-protein kinase, whose product MNYCLNPACPAPQNPTGTNFCRTCGSKLLLKDRYRAIEPLGQGGFGKTFLAVDEDKPSHPRCVIKQFFPQAQGTNTVQKAAELFTQEAVRLDELGKHPQIPELLAYFSQDSQQYLVQEFIDGKDLAQELTGSGTFNEAQIRSLLKNLLPVLQFVHQHHVIHRDIKPENIIRRRRDSQLVLVDFGASKVVTGTALGKTGTAIGSAGFAAPEQSFGRAVFASDIYGLGVTCIHLLTGMHPFDLFDPNENAWVWRRVIKSSVSDALGRILDKMVESAINQRYQSAAEVLKDLNPPASAPQAVALKPQKPITPVAKPSQSPPAVAKSGGAIDADLAELKSQFLGTPTPKSPSQKPASQPVSSPSSQAAKSEIDHELEELKSQFLGSTNPKKPPTQT is encoded by the coding sequence ATGAACTACTGTCTTAATCCCGCCTGTCCAGCGCCCCAGAATCCAACAGGAACGAACTTTTGTCGGACTTGTGGGTCAAAGTTATTGCTCAAAGACCGTTACCGAGCGATAGAACCGCTTGGACAAGGAGGTTTTGGCAAAACGTTTTTAGCGGTGGATGAAGATAAACCCTCCCACCCGCGTTGTGTCATCAAGCAGTTTTTTCCCCAAGCACAAGGCACAAACACGGTGCAAAAGGCAGCCGAGTTATTCACTCAAGAGGCAGTAAGGCTGGATGAATTGGGCAAACATCCCCAGATTCCTGAACTGCTGGCGTATTTTTCCCAAGATAGCCAACAGTATTTGGTGCAAGAGTTTATCGATGGGAAAGATTTAGCTCAAGAACTAACGGGTAGTGGGACTTTCAACGAAGCTCAAATCCGTTCGCTCCTCAAGAATTTGTTGCCTGTGTTGCAATTTGTCCATCAACATCACGTTATTCATCGGGACATCAAGCCCGAAAACATTATTCGCCGCCGCAGGGACAGCCAACTGGTTCTCGTGGATTTTGGAGCCTCGAAGGTGGTTACGGGTACAGCCTTGGGCAAAACGGGGACAGCCATCGGTTCGGCGGGTTTTGCGGCACCTGAACAAAGCTTCGGCAGAGCCGTTTTTGCCAGTGATATTTATGGTCTGGGTGTCACATGCATCCATTTGTTGACGGGGATGCATCCCTTTGACCTGTTTGACCCTAATGAGAATGCTTGGGTGTGGCGGAGGGTAATCAAAAGTTCCGTGAGCGATGCTCTCGGTCGAATCTTGGACAAAATGGTAGAAAGTGCCATCAACCAACGCTATCAATCTGCGGCTGAGGTTCTCAAAGATTTGAATCCTCCGGCATCAGCACCCCAAGCGGTGGCTCTCAAGCCACAGAAGCCGATTACACCTGTAGCAAAACCATCACAATCTCCACCTGCTGTGGCGAAATCCGGCGGCGCAATTGATGCAGACTTAGCCGAACTAAAGTCTCAGTTTCTGGGTACTCCAACTCCCAAAAGTCCAAGTCAAAAACCAGCCTCCCAGCCAGTTTCGTCTCCCAGTTCGCAAGCAGCCAAAAGTGAAATTGATCACGAACTGGAAGAGTTAAAATCTCAGTTTTTAGGCTCTACTAATCCTAAAAAACCTCCAACTCAAACCTAA
- a CDS encoding DUF3593 domain-containing protein, whose translation MISKDALFAVSLFPYLGFLWFITRSGKMPRLALIGFYMTLVFVAVTIPAGIYAKVVYGEALANVDWLHGGAEFFLTLSNILIVLGFRQAVMQAKQGSTEG comes from the coding sequence ATGATTTCTAAAGACGCCTTATTTGCAGTTTCTCTATTTCCTTATCTCGGTTTTTTGTGGTTTATCACCCGTTCGGGAAAGATGCCCCGTTTGGCACTCATTGGCTTTTACATGACTTTGGTGTTTGTTGCCGTCACTATCCCGGCGGGAATTTATGCCAAAGTGGTTTATGGAGAAGCATTAGCCAATGTGGATTGGCTGCATGGTGGTGCCGAGTTTTTTTTGACCCTGTCCAACATTTTGATTGTGCTAGGCTTCCGGCAAGCCGTGATGCAAGCTAAGCAGGGGTCAACTGAAGGATGA
- a CDS encoding DUF2499 domain-containing protein produces MHALSIPTWIIHVSSVIEWIAAILLIWTYGEVKRDRTWWGLSFAMLPALVSAMCACTWHFFDNPASLEWLVTLQASMTVLGNITLCAAAWWIWRSAQKPERKNTTTRAAKDVTIDVS; encoded by the coding sequence ATGCACGCTCTCTCAATTCCGACCTGGATTATTCATGTTTCAAGTGTGATTGAATGGATTGCCGCTATTTTGCTGATCTGGACTTACGGAGAAGTTAAGCGCGATCGCACTTGGTGGGGTTTGTCCTTCGCCATGTTACCCGCACTAGTGAGTGCCATGTGTGCCTGTACCTGGCACTTCTTTGACAATCCGGCATCTTTGGAGTGGCTGGTTACTCTTCAGGCATCCATGACGGTTTTGGGCAACATTACCCTGTGTGCAGCCGCTTGGTGGATTTGGCGTTCTGCCCAGAAGCCGGAGCGCAAAAATACAACGACGAGAGCGGCTAAAGATGTAACAATTGATGTGTCTTAA